One part of the Aurantibacillus circumpalustris genome encodes these proteins:
- a CDS encoding T9SS type A sorting domain-containing protein, with translation MRFWVKANSSVYQNAGTTLCANNTAVQQWNDLSGNGFNATQATSGVRPTYFSSGANGNPVVRFAGTHFLDVASLGINGTSDYSGFFVVKLTSANAGGTNDGAGDYVLDRTTGTNELYDIKVVASGGTNRFFFQKRNDGGGNLGGPTSTTVIDPNGFQLVSIDRVYNSSSNTLSRIYVNSILEATQSNASETTTPPNMRIGRHATNTTGGMNGDLSEIVIYNNIPSATNKQRIESYLAIKYGFSLNQSTSINYLSSGGTVIYPATTTHSGYVTDITGIGQDNGSGLNQSNSKNQSSNDFIRMQNPSALSNGDFLMWGSNNATMITPNTVDVDGSAVLRRLSRVWRVAHTGNIGTVDFSIDLSIVPGAKVQADLRLLIDGDGDGFADNDVAPLTGILTGNLFTVAGVNFSDGDYFTIGSVSPGTTPLPIELTEFRSTCHEKTIDLNWTTISETGNAFFVIERSSDGENWLDLKHIEGSGTTKTYKKYSFTDGFKKNELRYYRLTQVDYDGNTETFDLISSNCINGDDKMIIYPNPAINELSVELNLSKNYGTAEIKIINALGKLCLLEKMELKKGNVTIKIPLSLKSGAYTLLLHSELVNFSSQKLIIQ, from the coding sequence ATGCGCTTTTGGGTTAAAGCCAATTCTAGTGTATACCAAAATGCTGGTACGACTTTATGTGCAAACAATACAGCTGTTCAGCAATGGAATGATTTGAGTGGAAATGGTTTTAACGCTACCCAAGCTACTTCAGGTGTAAGACCGACTTATTTTAGTTCAGGTGCAAATGGGAATCCAGTCGTAAGATTTGCAGGAACACACTTTTTAGACGTTGCTAGTTTAGGTATAAACGGTACAAGTGACTATTCTGGTTTTTTTGTTGTAAAATTAACTTCAGCAAATGCCGGCGGAACTAATGATGGAGCCGGTGATTATGTACTTGATAGAACTACAGGAACTAACGAGTTATACGACATTAAAGTAGTTGCTTCTGGTGGTACAAATCGGTTTTTCTTTCAAAAAAGAAATGATGGTGGTGGAAATTTAGGCGGCCCCACATCTACTACTGTTATCGATCCAAACGGATTTCAATTGGTGAGTATCGACCGCGTCTATAACTCTTCTTCAAATACCTTATCGCGTATTTATGTAAATAGTATTTTAGAAGCAACACAAAGTAATGCGTCTGAAACAACAACACCGCCAAATATGCGAATTGGCAGGCACGCCACAAATACTACAGGAGGAATGAATGGAGATTTAAGCGAAATAGTTATCTACAACAACATCCCATCAGCCACAAATAAACAAAGAATTGAATCTTACCTTGCAATAAAATATGGGTTTTCGCTAAATCAAAGTACTTCAATAAATTACCTTTCTTCTGGTGGAACCGTTATTTATCCAGCAACGACTACACACAGTGGGTATGTAACAGACATTACAGGCATTGGTCAAGATAACGGTTCGGGACTTAATCAAAGTAATAGTAAGAACCAAAGTAGTAATGACTTTATCCGTATGCAAAACCCAAGTGCTTTAAGTAATGGGGACTTTTTAATGTGGGGAAGCAATAATGCTACAATGATTACACCAAATACAGTAGACGTGGATGGATCAGCAGTTTTACGCCGGTTAAGCAGAGTATGGCGCGTTGCTCACACTGGTAATATTGGTACGGTTGATTTTTCCATTGATTTAAGTATAGTTCCGGGAGCGAAAGTTCAGGCCGACCTTAGACTGCTGATAGACGGTGACGGAGATGGCTTTGCGGATAATGATGTAGCACCTTTGACTGGTATTTTAACTGGAAATTTATTTACAGTTGCTGGAGTAAATTTTAGCGATGGTGATTATTTTACTATAGGTTCAGTAAGTCCAGGAACTACGCCTTTGCCAATTGAATTAACAGAATTTAGAAGCACTTGCCATGAAAAAACAATTGATTTAAATTGGACTACTATTTCTGAAACGGGAAATGCCTTTTTTGTGATAGAAAGAAGCTCGGATGGAGAGAACTGGCTGGACCTTAAACATATTGAAGGTTCGGGAACTACAAAGACTTATAAAAAATATTCGTTCACCGATGGGTTCAAAAAAAATGAATTGCGATATTACCGGTTAACTCAGGTTGATTATGATGGAAACACAGAAACGTTCGACCTCATTTCTTCAAATTGTATCAATGGAGATGATAAAATGATTATATATCCAAATCCAGCAATAAATGAATTATCTGTGGAATTAAATCTTTCTAAAAATTACGGAACAGCCGAAATTAAAATCATCAATGCATTAGGGAAATTGTGTTTGTTGGAGAAAATGGAACTTAAAAAAGGAAATGTAACTATTAAAATCCCTTTAAGTTTGAAATCCGGCGCGTATACGCTTTTGCTTCATTCGGAATTAGTTAACTTCTCATCTCAGAAACTAATTATTCAGTAA
- a CDS encoding sensor histidine kinase, which yields MKPKRKNTLYSLKDSFFKLICLLFLWILAFSTNEYRKVDTLKRQNENLISKTVKISLQCLIAHKTTTSQSFLNFFNYEPHLIKLVGAGYASQQKFNLAGDNFKLGLLVNFIALVPKITFNLKCNLYKNLRYAIQMYFVYQYGISKQSIGTQVFEKEQRYNPKKIESQNEVVTIQNQSQSQYLVKRNHLVFGVITILIVTILITWLIIQKNRLKLLQQRAEFTQKLLRSQIKPHFISNSLSAIQGLILSGEVSQAAEYLARFSLFLRNILDSAENLCISLDEEINNLKLYLDIEQIRFENDFFLDFNCERDIDTSEILIPSFIAQPFIENAINHGLLPLKDRQPRLRISIYTKTNFIFFEIEDNGVGRDKSLGHNTRRSRGIKIVLNSIDNLNQLGKSNDNKVEIFDLHDVNNLPSGTKVIVRLKNCSLNE from the coding sequence ATGAAACCCAAAAGAAAAAACACGCTTTATTCCCTTAAAGACAGCTTTTTTAAATTGATTTGTCTTCTTTTTTTATGGATTCTTGCTTTTTCCACAAACGAGTATAGGAAGGTAGATACTTTAAAAAGGCAGAATGAAAATTTAATATCAAAAACTGTAAAAATAAGCTTGCAATGTTTGATAGCTCACAAAACTACTACTTCTCAGTCATTTCTTAATTTCTTTAATTACGAACCTCACTTAATTAAACTTGTTGGAGCAGGATATGCGTCACAACAAAAATTTAATTTGGCTGGAGATAACTTTAAGTTAGGCTTGCTCGTTAATTTCATTGCACTGGTGCCGAAAATTACTTTCAATTTAAAATGTAATTTATACAAAAATTTAAGATATGCCATTCAAATGTATTTTGTATACCAATATGGTATTTCAAAGCAAAGCATAGGTACCCAAGTATTTGAAAAAGAACAAAGGTACAATCCTAAAAAAATAGAAAGCCAGAATGAAGTAGTGACAATTCAGAATCAGTCTCAATCACAGTATTTAGTCAAAAGAAATCATCTTGTTTTCGGAGTGATTACCATTTTAATTGTAACAATTCTAATTACATGGCTCATTATTCAGAAAAACAGACTAAAACTGCTCCAACAAAGAGCTGAATTTACCCAAAAACTTTTACGTTCGCAGATCAAACCTCATTTTATATCTAATAGTCTTTCGGCGATCCAAGGACTTATTTTGTCGGGTGAAGTAAGTCAGGCTGCCGAATACTTGGCTCGATTCAGCTTGTTTCTGCGGAACATTTTGGATAGTGCTGAGAATCTGTGCATAAGTCTTGATGAGGAAATAAACAACCTTAAACTCTATCTTGACATAGAACAAATTCGTTTTGAAAACGATTTCTTTTTGGACTTTAACTGCGAAAGGGATATTGATACTTCCGAAATTCTTATCCCATCATTTATTGCACAACCCTTTATCGAAAACGCCATCAATCATGGTTTATTACCTCTAAAAGATAGACAGCCAAGATTACGCATATCTATATATACAAAAACAAACTTTATTTTCTTTGAAATTGAAGATAACGGAGTTGGTCGTGACAAATCCCTTGGTCATAATACAAGGAGGTCAAGGGGCATAAAAATAGTTCTGAATAGTATTGATAATCTGAATCAACTTGGTAAAAGTAATGACAATAAGGTCGAAATTTTCGATTTGCATGACGTTAATAATTTACCTTCAGGAACAAAAGTGATAGTAAGACTAAAAAACTGCTCATTGAACGAATGA
- a CDS encoding ABC transporter permease, producing MSKLGLIIGRELKSKLFNKTFIIMTILAPLLITGFIAFIVKMSSSEKTEQKVLVIDESQLFSGKLSGNDYISLTYSDERKLQSAIEQFTKQGFTCLLWISPTIIEGGAGAVKLYYKKSPGFGFQTYIKDQLEKIIYENKLKANDIDPNIILNSKQSVRVILTKVDDIGKTQEQNSFGFIGFISGALMFIFILMYGMMVFRSVMEEKTNRIVEVIVSSVKPFELMLGKILGVAALGIIQFVIMGIITFGLSTLLSVFFLKDATAQLKVFQEQQELVKKNGTNVDFSKLEKFDDKLELFDTLQKIEKINFTQVFVCFFLYFILGYLFYSSIMAAIGSAVDSEADSQQFITPVMIPMMAGYFIAIKTLTDPDSSTVFWGSMIPFTSPIVMMSRITSGVPAWELVLSLFILFVSFILMTWLAGRIYRTGILMYGKKTSWRELGKWLFYK from the coding sequence ATGAGTAAATTAGGATTAATCATAGGCCGCGAATTAAAATCAAAGTTATTTAATAAAACATTTATTATAATGACTATTCTGGCTCCGCTCTTAATTACGGGCTTTATAGCCTTTATAGTTAAAATGTCAAGTTCTGAAAAAACCGAACAAAAGGTTTTGGTAATTGATGAGTCGCAATTATTTAGTGGTAAATTAAGTGGTAACGATTATATTTCTTTGACATATTCTGACGAAAGAAAATTACAATCGGCTATTGAACAGTTTACTAAACAGGGATTTACTTGTTTGTTATGGATTTCACCAACCATTATTGAAGGTGGAGCAGGAGCTGTGAAACTCTACTATAAGAAGTCGCCAGGCTTTGGATTTCAAACCTATATTAAAGATCAGTTAGAGAAAATTATTTATGAGAACAAATTAAAAGCCAACGATATTGATCCTAATATTATTTTAAACTCCAAACAAAGCGTAAGAGTTATTCTCACAAAAGTGGATGATATTGGAAAAACTCAAGAACAAAACAGTTTTGGTTTTATTGGTTTTATTTCAGGTGCCCTCATGTTCATTTTTATTTTAATGTATGGCATGATGGTGTTTAGAAGTGTAATGGAAGAAAAAACCAATAGAATTGTAGAAGTAATTGTTTCTTCAGTAAAACCTTTTGAACTGATGCTTGGGAAAATATTAGGTGTTGCAGCACTTGGCATCATTCAGTTTGTAATTATGGGCATCATTACTTTTGGTCTAAGCACTTTGTTATCGGTGTTTTTCTTAAAGGATGCAACAGCTCAGTTAAAAGTATTCCAAGAACAACAAGAGCTGGTGAAAAAAAACGGCACCAATGTAGACTTCAGTAAACTTGAAAAATTTGATGATAAATTGGAGTTGTTTGACACACTTCAAAAAATAGAGAAGATAAATTTCACTCAGGTTTTTGTTTGTTTTTTTCTATACTTTATTTTAGGCTATTTGTTTTACAGTTCAATAATGGCTGCCATTGGTAGTGCGGTAGATTCAGAGGCAGACTCTCAGCAGTTCATTACTCCCGTCATGATTCCCATGATGGCAGGTTATTTTATTGCCATCAAAACCCTAACAGATCCCGATTCGTCCACTGTATTTTGGGGATCCATGATTCCGTTTACCTCCCCTATTGTTATGATGTCGCGCATTACAAGCGGGGTTCCTGCCTGGGAATTAGTATTATCCTTATTTATTCTTTTTGTATCTTTTATATTAATGACTTGGTTAGCAGGTAGGATTTACCGAACCGGAATTTTAATGTACGGTAAAAAAACCAGCTGGCGGGAGCTTGGTAAATGGTTGTTTTACAAGTAA
- a CDS encoding APC family permease, with protein MSQHKIGFNTAVSVVIANMIGTGVFTSLGFQVMGMSSVFSILLLWVLGGVIALCGALSYGEIGSAFPESGGEYNYLSKLYHPALGFLSGWVSVTVGFAAPIAAASVALSKYVTKIYPSVNGLVLSSSVIVIITIIHSINLKAGSLFQRAFTWIKVICIVMFIGFGLFYIPDHTISLSPGPDAWHDVFSSAFAGSLIYVTYAYSGWNAAAYISGEIKNVNRNLPRALFLGTLAVMIIYTLLNYVFLYTVPISELKGVLEVGYLSAGKIFGAQVGQFMSLVIAVLLISTISAMILAGPRVMQSMGTNIKGLRFFAIANKNNVPYVAIIFQSLIALMLVTTSSFESLITYVSFTLNLFTFLTVMGVFVLRIKFKHIPTPYKTPLYPVTPIIFLVIISWILFHIINERPVESIYGLVTVLVGFAIYFVTNRKAVVKENP; from the coding sequence ATGTCTCAGCACAAAATTGGATTTAACACCGCCGTATCAGTTGTTATTGCTAACATGATTGGCACTGGCGTTTTTACAAGTCTGGGTTTTCAAGTAATGGGCATGAGTTCTGTTTTTTCTATTCTTTTATTGTGGGTGCTTGGGGGAGTTATTGCTTTATGTGGCGCACTCTCGTACGGTGAAATTGGTTCTGCGTTTCCTGAGAGTGGGGGAGAGTACAATTATCTTTCAAAGCTTTACCATCCCGCCTTGGGTTTTTTAAGTGGTTGGGTAAGTGTAACGGTCGGTTTTGCAGCACCAATCGCGGCGGCTTCAGTAGCACTTTCAAAATATGTTACCAAAATTTATCCTTCTGTAAATGGTTTAGTACTTTCTAGTTCTGTGATTGTTATTATCACCATTATACATTCTATTAATTTAAAAGCTGGAAGTCTTTTTCAACGTGCCTTTACCTGGATTAAGGTTATTTGTATAGTGATGTTTATTGGTTTTGGCTTGTTTTATATTCCTGATCACACTATCAGTTTATCACCCGGACCAGATGCCTGGCACGACGTTTTTTCATCGGCCTTCGCAGGATCCTTGATTTATGTGACTTATGCTTATAGCGGATGGAACGCAGCTGCATACATTTCCGGTGAAATTAAAAATGTAAATCGCAATTTGCCGCGTGCATTGTTTCTTGGAACATTGGCCGTAATGATTATTTACACACTTTTGAATTATGTGTTTTTGTATACGGTTCCAATTTCTGAATTAAAGGGCGTGTTAGAAGTTGGTTACTTAAGTGCCGGCAAAATTTTTGGCGCACAAGTTGGACAGTTTATGAGTCTGGTAATTGCCGTACTTTTAATTTCAACCATCAGCGCTATGATTCTTGCAGGCCCCAGGGTCATGCAAAGTATGGGGACAAACATTAAAGGTTTACGTTTCTTTGCCATTGCCAATAAAAACAATGTGCCTTATGTGGCCATTATTTTTCAATCATTAATCGCATTGATGCTTGTAACAACTTCTTCGTTTGAGTCATTAATTACCTACGTAAGTTTCACCTTAAATCTCTTCACATTTTTAACGGTAATGGGTGTTTTTGTTTTGCGAATAAAATTTAAACATATTCCAACACCTTATAAAACACCTTTGTATCCTGTAACACCAATAATCTTTTTGGTAATTATTTCATGGATTCTTTTTCATATTATTAATGAAAGGCCTGTAGAATCAATATACGGATTGGTTACTGTGTTGGTTGGATTTGCTATTTATTTTGTCACGAATAGGAAAGCTGTGGTTAAAGAAAATCCATAG
- a CDS encoding ABC transporter ATP-binding protein — translation MAEILRINNVSKRYSNHVALNDVSLSVSEKAVFGLLGPNGAGKTSLIRIINQITGPDTGEILFKGEKLQARHVEQIGYLPEERGLYKKMTVGDQVLYLARLKGLSKWDAKKRLNYWFAKFEMQSWWKKKVEELSKGMQQKVQFIVTVIHEPELLILDEPFSGFDPINAQLIKNEILELQRKGATVIFSTHNMGSVEELCNNIALINKAEKILDGSVKEIRKLYRSNTFKVSFKGSALGFTNALWTGGEVLQKETEDDIHTFVIKLAPGFSSSNLLQTLVSSCEIISYNELIPSMNDIFITKVNEGNQILGTQSNFTE, via the coding sequence ATGGCAGAAATACTAAGGATTAACAATGTTTCAAAACGCTACAGTAATCATGTTGCACTAAACGATGTCTCTTTAAGTGTCTCTGAAAAGGCAGTGTTTGGGCTATTAGGTCCAAATGGCGCAGGTAAAACTTCTCTTATTCGTATCATCAATCAAATTACTGGTCCTGACACAGGAGAAATACTTTTTAAAGGTGAAAAATTGCAGGCACGACATGTAGAACAGATTGGTTACCTGCCCGAAGAACGCGGTCTTTATAAAAAAATGACCGTTGGCGATCAAGTACTTTACCTTGCACGTTTAAAAGGATTAAGTAAGTGGGATGCTAAAAAACGTCTTAATTATTGGTTTGCAAAATTTGAAATGCAAAGTTGGTGGAAAAAGAAAGTGGAAGAGTTGAGCAAAGGCATGCAGCAAAAAGTGCAATTTATCGTTACCGTTATTCACGAGCCTGAGTTGTTAATTCTCGACGAACCTTTTAGTGGCTTTGATCCCATAAACGCCCAATTAATTAAAAACGAAATCCTTGAACTACAGAGAAAAGGTGCAACAGTTATTTTCTCAACGCATAACATGGGAAGTGTTGAAGAGTTATGTAACAACATCGCCTTAATTAATAAAGCTGAAAAAATACTAGACGGTTCGGTAAAAGAAATACGTAAATTATATAGAAGTAACACCTTTAAAGTTTCATTTAAAGGTAGCGCTTTGGGTTTCACAAATGCTTTATGGACGGGTGGGGAAGTGCTGCAAAAAGAGACCGAAGACGATATTCACACCTTTGTTATTAAACTGGCACCTGGTTTTTCGTCCAGTAATTTGTTGCAAACGCTTGTATCATCATGCGAAATTATTTCCTATAATGAATTAATTCCAAGCATGAACGACATCTTTATTACCAAAGTGAATGAGGGAAATCAAATTCTAGGAACCCAAAGTAATTTTACCGAATAA
- a CDS encoding DUF2341 domain-containing protein, producing MNTKRFLSSVLCLFFCLQLFSQVICSYNYRKRITFDPTKVMGPSDLTNFPVLINIASDNDLRHTGSSGHVESTSGFDIVFTASDGITLLTFQMEKYTSTNGQYTAWVLIPNLSTSINTDIYMYYGSTTFTTNQSSSNVWTNYHGVWHLENSSFVDNSPSGNNVTNNGTTNQSPAFINDGRANNGTQWLEVSSSFPNLTTDFTMSGWMYSGNVGTAGQRMFCDDVNNTGGYALSLGDPGSGALRFFSRSSNPVSLDTPNNTITNNTWYFLTAVADITNKIKRIYVNGVQVASGSYLNNWGTDNGNCSIAGETAAGETGNRLNGRIDEVHVAKSVLSADWLLTEYNNQSSPSTFYSISVEPAVWDGSTNTNWTTNANWASGSAPSSGDDIILPNVTNQPNYNTSGQIASLWVRTGVTLSFGNNRVLSVTYDITNCGTINGGTGSSAINLNSTSSNVQEQNISGAGTYNLTNLTINNTYSSNPTIVLNKDVSVSGNLTLTSGIVNTTATNILALGTGATSTSGSASSFISGPISKAGTANFVFPTGKGTKWRRAAVTNISASSTYRAEYFDAAFTNTAPVNSPLNNISKLEYWQIDRTVGTGNANVSLYWENAGQSVINDCPDLTIARWNGASWDERAGSTVGGSTCSGTGTGTITTTAVVTAFSPFTFGSKSAGVNPLPITLLEFKATCISNTILLNWKTASENNNNYFIVERSLDGEKWMEFDRKKGAGNSSSVKDYSANDTFKNNDVVYYRLTQVDFDGHKQSFEVIANTCNNTNNNMLIYPNPTDSQLNIQFELDQNYNEVQLIIIDALGKIVFEKNIHLQKGKSNFQLEHNLDVGVYTLLCKGNNFSLPAKKIVIKD from the coding sequence ATGAACACTAAGCGTTTTCTTAGTAGTGTATTATGTTTGTTTTTTTGCTTGCAGTTATTTTCACAAGTAATTTGTTCTTATAACTATCGTAAAAGAATCACTTTTGATCCCACAAAAGTAATGGGGCCTAGTGACCTTACAAATTTTCCAGTACTTATAAATATTGCATCAGACAATGACTTGCGCCATACCGGTAGTTCTGGACATGTTGAAAGCACGAGCGGTTTTGATATTGTTTTTACAGCTAGTGACGGCATTACTTTGCTAACTTTTCAAATGGAAAAATATACGTCCACGAACGGTCAGTATACTGCATGGGTGCTTATTCCGAATCTTTCAACAAGTATTAATACAGATATTTATATGTATTATGGTAGTACAACCTTTACTACAAACCAATCTAGTTCTAATGTTTGGACAAATTATCATGGCGTTTGGCACCTTGAAAATTCTAGTTTTGTAGACAATTCACCAAGCGGCAACAACGTAACAAATAATGGCACAACCAATCAATCACCAGCATTTATTAACGATGGACGGGCTAATAATGGAACACAGTGGCTAGAAGTTTCCAGTTCGTTTCCTAACCTAACAACAGATTTTACCATGTCGGGTTGGATGTATTCTGGGAATGTTGGAACTGCCGGTCAGCGTATGTTTTGTGATGATGTAAACAATACGGGAGGCTATGCTTTGAGTTTGGGCGATCCGGGTTCTGGAGCTTTACGGTTTTTTTCCAGATCATCAAATCCTGTAAGTTTAGATACTCCAAATAACACAATAACTAATAATACCTGGTACTTTTTAACCGCGGTTGCAGATATAACTAACAAAATAAAGCGAATTTACGTTAATGGTGTGCAAGTAGCATCAGGCTCATATCTCAATAATTGGGGAACAGATAATGGAAATTGTTCCATTGCTGGTGAAACCGCAGCGGGTGAAACAGGAAATCGTTTAAATGGAAGAATCGATGAAGTGCATGTAGCAAAATCAGTTCTTTCAGCAGATTGGTTGCTAACAGAATATAACAATCAAAGTTCACCTTCAACGTTTTACAGCATTTCGGTTGAACCAGCGGTTTGGGATGGATCAACTAATACTAATTGGACTACTAACGCCAATTGGGCTTCTGGTTCTGCGCCGAGTTCTGGTGACGATATTATTTTGCCGAATGTAACAAATCAACCAAATTATAATACCAGCGGTCAAATCGCATCTTTGTGGGTTAGAACAGGAGTCACACTAAGTTTTGGCAACAACAGAGTACTTTCAGTAACATATGACATAACTAACTGTGGCACTATTAATGGCGGCACTGGCTCAAGTGCTATTAATTTGAATAGCACTTCGTCCAATGTTCAAGAGCAAAATATTTCAGGTGCTGGTACTTATAATTTAACCAATTTAACCATTAACAATACCTATAGCTCTAATCCAACAATTGTTCTTAATAAGGACGTAAGTGTATCTGGCAACTTAACTTTGACTTCTGGTATTGTGAACACAACAGCAACCAACATTTTAGCATTGGGCACAGGCGCCACTTCTACAAGTGGTTCAGCAAGTAGTTTTATTTCTGGTCCCATATCAAAAGCAGGCACAGCAAATTTTGTTTTTCCTACCGGTAAGGGAACTAAGTGGAGAAGGGCAGCAGTAACTAATATTTCAGCTTCTTCAACATATAGAGCTGAGTATTTTGATGCAGCGTTCACAAATACCGCGCCGGTTAATTCGCCACTTAATAACATAAGTAAGTTAGAATATTGGCAAATTGATAGAACCGTTGGTACTGGAAATGCAAACGTTTCCTTGTATTGGGAAAACGCCGGGCAAAGTGTTATTAATGATTGTCCTGATCTTACCATTGCGCGATGGAACGGGGCTTCCTGGGATGAAAGGGCAGGTTCTACAGTTGGTGGATCAACCTGTTCTGGAACTGGTACTGGAACGATAACAACAACTGCTGTGGTTACAGCTTTTAGTCCCTTCACTTTTGGTTCAAAATCAGCAGGGGTTAATCCACTACCAATAACACTGTTGGAATTTAAAGCGACTTGTATTTCAAATACTATTTTATTGAATTGGAAAACAGCATCAGAAAACAATAACAATTATTTTATCGTCGAACGAAGTTTGGACGGCGAAAAATGGATGGAGTTTGATCGCAAAAAAGGCGCAGGAAATAGTAGTTCAGTAAAAGACTATTCCGCAAATGATACTTTTAAAAACAATGATGTAGTTTATTACCGATTGACACAAGTTGATTTTGATGGACATAAACAAAGTTTTGAAGTTATTGCAAATACTTGTAATAACACAAATAATAACATGCTTATTTATCCTAATCCCACTGACTCTCAATTAAATATTCAGTTTGAATTAGATCAAAATTACAACGAGGTTCAACTCATTATTATTGATGCCTTAGGAAAAATCGTTTTCGAAAAAAATATTCATCTTCAAAAAGGTAAAAGCAATTTTCAATTAGAACACAACTTAGATGTTGGCGTTTATACTTTGCTTTGCAAAGGAAATAACTTTAGTCTTCCAGCAAAAAAAATAGTTATTAAGGACTAG
- a CDS encoding DUF502 domain-containing protein — MKRFLNFFVQGLILFIPLIITGIILVKLFDVFSGLFSFVGFSNYPILNAALGLIGTLGFVLVLGILASSYIFKSAFSFFEDKLEHAPFIRHIYSPVKDFTNAFVGNKRKFNKPVLVLTNPTADIHEIGFITQEDLRDYNIHDKVAVYLPFSYSLSGKLIIVSPKNIKPLDADASNAMKFVVSGGVTDVD, encoded by the coding sequence ATGAAACGTTTCTTAAACTTCTTTGTGCAGGGATTAATTTTGTTTATTCCTCTTATAATAACCGGAATCATCTTAGTAAAATTATTTGATGTTTTTTCTGGATTATTCTCATTTGTTGGATTTAGTAATTACCCAATTTTAAATGCGGCTCTTGGTCTTATTGGCACACTTGGATTTGTTTTGGTGTTGGGTATTTTAGCTTCTTCTTATATTTTTAAAAGTGCATTTAGTTTTTTTGAAGACAAACTTGAACACGCGCCTTTTATCAGACATATATATTCACCTGTTAAGGATTTCACAAACGCCTTTGTAGGGAACAAACGAAAATTCAATAAACCTGTACTTGTACTCACGAATCCAACAGCTGATATTCACGAAATAGGATTTATTACGCAGGAGGATCTTAGGGATTATAATATTCATGATAAGGTAGCCGTGTATTTACCTTTTTCATATTCTTTATCTGGTAAGTTAATTATTGTATCTCCAAAAAACATTAAACCTTTAGATGCAGACGCTTCTAATGCTATGAAGTTTGTGGTAAGTGGCGGCGTTACCGATGTCGATTGA
- a CDS encoding NADPH-dependent F420 reductase produces the protein MKIAILGTGGVGKAFATRLTDLGHEVCVGTRDVSKTLEKDGEAGFKHFQSLNPKVKLATFSDAAAFGEIVINVSKGANTMDVIKAASSNLKGKVLVDISNPLDFSNGMPPSLIPEYSNTNSLGEEIQKYLPDTKVVKTLNTMWNGLMINPALIGNGDHVNYICGNDTEAKKKVISLLNEFGWKKESLLDLGDINAARATEAVLPIWLRVYGAKQSGAFNFKIVS, from the coding sequence ATGAAAATTGCAATTTTAGGTACAGGTGGTGTTGGCAAGGCCTTCGCTACAAGGTTAACAGACTTAGGACATGAAGTGTGTGTTGGAACAAGAGACGTTTCAAAAACTTTAGAAAAAGATGGCGAAGCGGGATTTAAACACTTTCAATCACTAAACCCAAAAGTAAAACTCGCGACATTTTCTGATGCGGCAGCATTTGGTGAAATAGTAATCAATGTATCAAAGGGTGCAAACACCATGGACGTGATTAAGGCTGCAAGCAGTAACTTGAAAGGGAAAGTTCTTGTAGATATTTCGAATCCTCTTGATTTTAGTAATGGAATGCCACCTTCTTTAATACCGGAATACAGCAACACAAATTCACTGGGCGAAGAAATTCAAAAATATTTACCCGATACTAAGGTTGTAAAGACATTGAATACCATGTGGAACGGTTTAATGATTAATCCGGCACTTATTGGAAATGGAGATCATGTAAATTATATCTGCGGTAACGATACTGAAGCAAAGAAAAAAGTAATTTCTCTTTTAAACGAGTTTGGTTGGAAAAAGGAATCCCTACTCGACCTTGGAGATATTAATGCCGCCAGGGCAACGGAAGCCGTACTTCCAATTTGGTTAAGAGTTTACGGAGCTAAACAAAGTGGCGCGTTTAATTTTAAAATCGTGAGCTAG